Proteins encoded together in one Schumannella luteola window:
- a CDS encoding general stress protein has protein sequence MSTPGAFGRRGNPAPTLPRGEVLGTYETYLEAAHVVDRLAKSDFPVDKVSIVGNDLKTVERVTGRMSWGRAALGGALSGLWFGLLVGLLFTFFGSPSLTPLFAAILIGAAGGMFFGLATYAISRRRKDFTSMTNVLASNYQVIVDPELINRARNDLGAEAPVGVTTWTPQPATPPVAPPSDAPGAGEPPVEPAPPADPVPPRA, from the coding sequence ATGAGCACCCCCGGCGCCTTCGGCCGACGCGGCAACCCCGCCCCCACCCTGCCCCGCGGCGAGGTGCTCGGCACCTACGAGACCTACCTCGAGGCCGCGCACGTCGTCGACCGGCTGGCGAAGAGCGACTTCCCCGTCGACAAGGTGTCGATCGTCGGCAACGACCTCAAGACCGTCGAGCGCGTGACCGGGCGCATGAGCTGGGGCCGCGCCGCCCTGGGCGGCGCCCTCAGCGGACTGTGGTTCGGTCTGCTCGTCGGTCTGCTGTTCACCTTCTTCGGCTCACCGTCGCTGACCCCGCTGTTCGCCGCGATCCTGATCGGCGCCGCCGGCGGCATGTTCTTCGGACTCGCGACCTACGCGATCAGCCGACGTCGCAAGGACTTCACCTCGATGACGAACGTGCTGGCTTCGAACTACCAGGTCATCGTCGACCCCGAGCTCATCAACCGGGCCCGCAACGACCTCGGTGCCGAGGCCCCGGTCGGAGTCACGACGTGGACGCCGCAGCCCGCGACGCCGCCGGTCGCGCCGCCGAGCGATGCGCCGGGAGCGGGAGAGCCTCCCGTCGAGCCCGCGCCGCCCGCCGACCCGGTCCCGCCGCGCGCCTGA
- a CDS encoding carbohydrate ABC transporter permease: MSAESLSRPVVSGRTKAARSAKSTPPTDRVPAVIWHIILIIWAAIVVLPLLWTLMTSFKTTKEIFASPFALPGGLDFSNYVKAWNTAGIGSAMVQTVIVVGSALVLVMVLGAMCAYILARFDFPGNRIIYYLMMAGLTFPIFLAIVPLFFTLKGFGLLGTTPGLILTYVAFALPFTVFFLYSFFRTLPTEIAEAAAMDGASEWRTFFQVMLPMARPGLASVAIFNFLGLWNQYLIPTAINSSGTPVLSQAMDLFNSAAGYDVDFGALFAGVVITVLPVLIVYVIFQRQLQGSVSQGTMK; this comes from the coding sequence ATGAGCGCCGAGAGCCTGTCGAGGCCGGTCGTCTCCGGACGCACCAAGGCGGCGCGATCGGCGAAGTCGACCCCGCCCACGGATCGCGTGCCCGCCGTCATCTGGCACATCATCCTCATCATCTGGGCCGCGATCGTCGTGCTGCCGCTGCTGTGGACGCTGATGACGTCGTTCAAGACGACGAAGGAGATCTTCGCCTCCCCGTTCGCCCTGCCCGGCGGCCTCGACTTCAGCAACTACGTCAAGGCGTGGAACACCGCGGGCATCGGCTCGGCCATGGTGCAGACCGTGATCGTGGTCGGCTCGGCGCTCGTGCTGGTCATGGTGCTCGGGGCGATGTGCGCGTACATCCTGGCGCGCTTCGACTTCCCGGGGAACCGGATCATCTACTACCTGATGATGGCTGGTCTCACTTTCCCGATCTTCCTCGCGATCGTGCCGCTGTTCTTCACTCTGAAGGGCTTCGGGCTGCTGGGCACGACGCCGGGTCTGATCCTGACCTACGTCGCATTCGCGCTGCCGTTCACGGTCTTCTTCCTCTACTCCTTCTTCCGCACCCTGCCGACGGAGATCGCGGAGGCGGCGGCGATGGACGGCGCGAGCGAGTGGCGCACCTTCTTCCAGGTGATGCTGCCGATGGCGCGACCCGGCCTCGCCTCGGTCGCGATCTTCAACTTCCTGGGGCTCTGGAACCAGTACCTGATCCCGACGGCGATCAACTCCTCGGGCACGCCGGTGCTCTCGCAGGCCATGGACCTGTTCAACTCGGCGGCGGGCTACGACGTCGACTTCGGCGCCCTGTTCGCCGGCGTCGTCATCACGGTGCTGCCGGTGCTGATCGTCTACGTGATCTTCCAGCGCCAGCTGCAGGGCTCGGTGTCGCAGGGCACGATGAAGTAG
- a CDS encoding endonuclease/exonuclease/phosphatase family protein — protein sequence MFRRVLAALLIVALAAALLVAGWPQLFGLQWQLGVAQVVSLRALAGGVAAVVAVVLLLIALASRRARRLTASLAVALLLFTGLSAAVLATRGWGSEHFSAKGEQGVTVLSWNTLGDAPGAERIARLALDDGADIVVLPETSVELAQQIADRMGAEGRAMAVHNITFDKIAKARTTSLLISSALGRYQPDTSAGSTRVIPSGVWRPVDGSGPAIVAAHPVAPVPGEMPAWREGMEWLAARCAEPDLIMAGDLNSTIDHWTALAKSGELGDCHDGAKAMGDAAIGSWPTRIPAELGAPIDHVLAGSDWRFTGFRVIRDQDHAGSDHRPVLAQLERAR from the coding sequence GTGTTCCGCCGTGTGCTCGCCGCCCTGCTGATCGTCGCGCTGGCGGCGGCGCTGCTGGTGGCGGGATGGCCCCAGCTCTTCGGTCTGCAGTGGCAGCTCGGAGTCGCACAGGTCGTGTCGCTGCGGGCGCTGGCGGGCGGGGTCGCCGCTGTCGTCGCGGTCGTGCTGCTGCTGATCGCGCTGGCGTCGCGCCGCGCGCGACGTCTCACCGCATCCCTCGCCGTGGCGCTCCTGCTCTTCACCGGCCTGTCGGCGGCGGTGCTGGCGACGCGCGGCTGGGGCTCCGAGCACTTCTCCGCCAAGGGCGAGCAGGGCGTGACCGTGCTCAGCTGGAACACCCTAGGCGACGCGCCCGGGGCCGAGAGGATCGCGCGCCTCGCCCTCGACGACGGCGCCGACATCGTGGTGCTGCCGGAGACGAGCGTCGAGCTCGCGCAGCAGATCGCCGATCGGATGGGCGCCGAGGGCCGCGCGATGGCGGTGCACAACATCACCTTCGACAAGATCGCGAAGGCACGCACGACCTCGCTGCTGATCAGCTCCGCGCTCGGGCGCTACCAGCCTGACACGAGCGCCGGGTCGACGCGCGTCATCCCGAGCGGGGTGTGGCGCCCGGTCGACGGCAGCGGTCCGGCCATCGTGGCCGCGCATCCCGTCGCCCCGGTGCCGGGCGAGATGCCGGCCTGGCGTGAGGGGATGGAGTGGCTCGCGGCGCGCTGCGCGGAGCCCGATCTGATCATGGCGGGCGATCTGAACAGCACGATCGACCACTGGACGGCGCTCGCGAAGTCGGGTGAGCTCGGCGACTGCCACGACGGCGCGAAGGCTATGGGCGACGCCGCGATCGGCAGCTGGCCGACCCGCATCCCGGCCGAGCTGGGCGCCCCGATCGACCATGTGCTCGCCGGCTCGGACTGGCGCTTCACCGGGTTCCGGGTGATCCGCGACCAGGACCACGCGGGCAGCGATCACCGCCCCGTGCTCGCCCAGCTGGAGCGCGCGCGCTGA
- a CDS encoding magnesium transporter MgtE N-terminal domain-containing protein, with translation MSATRVFVARLAGCSVFDPAGDKVGRVRDVIVVYRASGAPTVVGLIVEIPGKRRVFLSIGRVTSIGSGQIITTGLINLRRFEQRGGEVRVIAELLGRKVVFRDGSGEASIEDVAISETGPGEWEVEDLFLRRPRTGASPFGRGKTTFARWERVTEKTTAGEPQSAEQLIATYTDLLPADLASTLLDLPEERRLEVAEELPDERLADALEEMPETEQVELITHLDDARAADVLDQMQPDDAADLIAQLPEAKGEALLQLMQPEEAEDVRFLLNYAPETAGGLMTTEPIIVSSDATVAEGLALIRRHELAPALGAMVCVTLPPYEPPTGRFLGVVHFQRMLRYPPHERLGTLLDPNLEPVSPETSAAEVSRILASYNLVSLPVVDEAHRLVGVVTIDDVLDYLLPDDWRSTSGDAEPEPVPLTTGTIPTRGRRNGDGPRRAR, from the coding sequence GTGAGCGCCACGAGAGTCTTCGTCGCCCGACTGGCCGGGTGCTCCGTCTTCGACCCCGCCGGCGACAAGGTCGGCCGGGTGCGCGACGTGATCGTCGTCTACCGCGCGAGCGGCGCCCCGACGGTCGTCGGCCTCATCGTCGAGATCCCCGGCAAGCGCCGCGTCTTCCTCTCGATCGGCCGCGTCACCAGCATCGGCTCCGGGCAGATCATCACGACCGGGCTCATCAACCTGCGCCGTTTCGAGCAGCGCGGCGGCGAGGTGCGCGTGATCGCCGAGCTGCTGGGCCGCAAGGTCGTCTTCCGCGACGGCAGCGGCGAGGCGAGCATCGAGGATGTCGCGATCTCCGAGACCGGACCGGGCGAGTGGGAGGTCGAAGACCTCTTCCTGCGCCGCCCGCGCACGGGAGCCTCGCCGTTCGGCCGCGGCAAGACGACCTTCGCCCGCTGGGAGCGCGTCACCGAGAAGACCACCGCCGGCGAGCCGCAGTCGGCCGAGCAGCTCATCGCGACGTACACCGACCTTCTGCCCGCCGACCTCGCATCCACCCTGCTCGACCTTCCCGAGGAGCGCCGCCTCGAGGTCGCCGAGGAGCTGCCCGACGAGCGCCTCGCCGACGCGCTCGAGGAGATGCCCGAGACCGAGCAGGTCGAGCTCATCACCCACCTCGACGACGCCCGCGCCGCCGACGTGCTCGACCAGATGCAGCCCGACGACGCCGCCGACCTCATCGCGCAGCTGCCCGAGGCGAAGGGCGAGGCGCTGCTGCAGCTCATGCAGCCGGAGGAAGCGGAGGACGTGCGCTTCCTGCTCAACTACGCTCCCGAGACGGCGGGCGGCCTCATGACGACCGAGCCGATCATCGTCTCCTCCGACGCGACCGTCGCCGAGGGTCTCGCGCTCATCCGCCGCCACGAGCTCGCGCCGGCGCTCGGCGCCATGGTCTGCGTGACCCTGCCGCCCTACGAGCCGCCCACCGGCCGCTTCCTCGGCGTCGTGCACTTCCAGCGCATGCTGCGCTACCCGCCGCACGAACGGCTCGGCACCCTGCTCGATCCCAACCTCGAGCCGGTCTCCCCGGAGACGAGCGCGGCCGAGGTCTCGCGCATCCTGGCCAGCTACAACCTCGTGTCGCTGCCGGTCGTGGATGAAGCCCACCGACTCGTCGGGGTGGTGACCATCGATGACGTCCTCGACTATCTGCTGCCCGACGACTGGCGAAGTACCTCCGGCGACGCGGAACCCGAACCGGTTCCGCTGACCACCGGAACGATCCCCACGCGCGGAAGGAGGAACGGCGATGGCCCGCGACGAGCGCGATGA
- a CDS encoding Mrp/NBP35 family ATP-binding protein, whose amino-acid sequence MADSPAGDPRLLSALARVDDPEIRRPITELDMIRGAEIDGAVARIRLALTIVGCPAADTIERDVRAAAAGVEGVEEVDLEVGVMTVAERESLVERLRGTRRRQFTADSLTKVYAITSGKGGVGKSTVTANLAVALAARGLRVGLVDADVFGYSIPAILGLGDAKPTRVGDMILPPVGHGVKVISIGMFVDGSAAVSWRGPLLHRTMEQFLTDVFFGDLDVLLLDLPPGTGDVAISLGQLLPHAEVLVVTTPQEAAADVAERSGLVARQTGQTVIGVVENMAGLAQPDGSVLELFGSGGGDEVARRLEVPVLARLPLSVPLREGGDAGTPVVLADPADPAAAAVIDLAAQLAVRGRGLVGRSLPFSTS is encoded by the coding sequence ATGGCCGACTCCCCCGCGGGCGATCCGCGACTGCTCAGCGCGCTCGCGCGCGTCGACGACCCCGAGATCCGCCGGCCGATCACCGAGCTCGACATGATCCGCGGCGCCGAGATCGACGGCGCCGTCGCCCGCATCCGCCTCGCCCTGACGATCGTCGGCTGTCCCGCCGCCGACACGATCGAGCGGGATGTGCGGGCTGCCGCCGCCGGGGTGGAGGGCGTCGAGGAGGTCGACCTCGAGGTCGGGGTCATGACGGTCGCCGAGCGCGAGTCGCTGGTCGAGCGGCTGCGCGGAACGCGGCGTCGGCAGTTCACGGCCGACTCGCTGACCAAGGTGTACGCGATCACGAGCGGCAAGGGCGGGGTCGGCAAGTCGACCGTCACCGCGAACCTCGCCGTCGCGCTCGCCGCACGAGGCCTGCGCGTCGGACTCGTCGACGCCGACGTGTTCGGGTACTCGATCCCGGCGATCCTCGGACTCGGCGATGCGAAGCCGACGCGGGTCGGCGACATGATCCTGCCTCCCGTCGGACACGGCGTGAAGGTCATCTCGATCGGGATGTTCGTCGACGGCTCGGCGGCCGTGTCGTGGCGCGGTCCGCTGCTGCACCGCACGATGGAGCAGTTCCTCACTGACGTCTTCTTCGGCGACCTGGATGTGCTGCTGCTCGATCTCCCGCCCGGAACCGGCGACGTGGCGATCTCGCTCGGCCAGCTGCTGCCGCACGCCGAAGTGCTCGTGGTGACGACGCCGCAGGAGGCCGCCGCCGACGTCGCCGAACGCAGCGGGCTGGTCGCCCGGCAGACCGGCCAGACGGTGATCGGCGTCGTGGAGAACATGGCCGGGCTCGCACAGCCGGACGGGTCGGTGCTCGAGCTCTTCGGCTCGGGCGGCGGCGACGAGGTCGCGCGGCGGCTCGAAGTGCCGGTGCTCGCCCGACTGCCGCTCAGCGTTCCCCTGCGCGAAGGCGGGGATGCCGGCACACCGGTCGTGCTCGCCGATCCGGCCGATCCGGCGGCCGCCGCGGTGATCGACCTCGCCGCACAGCTCGCCGTCCGCGGGCGCGGGCTGGTCGGGCGCTCGCTGCCGTTCAGCACGAGCTGA
- a CDS encoding sugar ABC transporter permease → MSLAGSSDVRGALASAPGGKVTPPRRARRGSGRRVKRWNVDRVTLFIVFLGLPLAIFLIFVISPFIQAAWYALTNFGGFSPTYQFTGPANFIKLLGDHNVLNAFLNNVILALVVPIVTIAIALAFASAVTVAGPSIGPIRGIRGSSFYRVVSFFPYVIPAIIIGIVWSGVLDPSHGILNAVLTSLGLPFDDFAWLGDPATARASLIFVMVWAFVGFYMVLFVASIKSVPAEIYEAARLDGASRWRMTFSITIPQIRDSIQTAYVYLGITALDAYVYAQGLTTSGPATTQVVPQKILLNLFHNGQAGYASAIGVASALVTLLFALVVFSIARAARGRDEGRA, encoded by the coding sequence GTGAGTCTGGCGGGCAGCAGCGACGTCCGCGGCGCCCTCGCGTCCGCGCCCGGCGGGAAGGTCACCCCTCCCCGCCGGGCCCGGCGCGGCTCCGGTCGCCGGGTCAAGCGCTGGAACGTCGACCGGGTGACCCTGTTCATCGTCTTCCTCGGGCTCCCGCTCGCGATCTTCCTGATCTTCGTCATCTCGCCGTTCATCCAGGCGGCCTGGTACGCGCTGACGAACTTCGGCGGCTTCTCGCCGACCTACCAGTTCACGGGCCCCGCGAACTTCATCAAGCTGCTCGGCGATCACAACGTGCTGAACGCCTTCCTCAACAACGTGATCCTGGCGCTCGTCGTGCCGATCGTGACGATCGCCATCGCGCTCGCCTTCGCCAGCGCGGTTACGGTCGCGGGCCCGAGCATCGGGCCGATCCGCGGCATCCGCGGCTCGAGCTTCTACCGGGTCGTCTCCTTCTTCCCGTACGTGATCCCGGCGATCATCATCGGCATCGTCTGGTCGGGCGTGCTCGACCCGTCGCACGGCATCCTCAACGCCGTGCTCACGAGCCTCGGCCTGCCCTTCGACGACTTCGCCTGGCTCGGCGATCCGGCGACGGCCCGCGCCTCGCTGATCTTCGTCATGGTCTGGGCGTTCGTCGGCTTCTACATGGTGCTGTTCGTCGCCTCGATCAAGAGCGTGCCGGCCGAGATCTACGAAGCGGCCCGACTCGACGGCGCGAGCCGCTGGCGCATGACCTTCTCGATCACGATCCCGCAGATCCGCGACAGCATCCAGACCGCCTACGTGTACCTCGGGATCACCGCGCTCGACGCGTACGTCTACGCGCAGGGGCTCACCACGAGCGGACCGGCGACGACGCAGGTCGTGCCGCAGAAGATCCTGCTGAACCTCTTCCACAACGGCCAGGCCGGCTACGCCAGCGCCATCGGCGTCGCGAGCGCGCTGGTGACACTGCTGTTCGCGCTCGTGGTCTTCTCGATCGCGCGCGCGGCCCGCGGTCGAGACGAGGGGCGAGCATGA
- a CDS encoding aminopeptidase P family protein — translation MADNTPTTTGTTSATAKPATPPRATQNRSTTPVSDAFAAYISSKWADRAETPVTPRDAASHAAVQRRRVSALHVGERLIIPAGPAKVRSNDTDYPYRAHSAFSHLTGWGSDTVPGSVLVLEPRGEGDEAGHDAVLYFRSPAGRGTDEFYANPDIGEFWIGARPSLAAVAVELGVATRDLAELPAVIDAVDATTRLVRGADRDLTDQIDGRRLLAAEGADVADWADAVDDDADAALARDLSEIRLVKDAWEIEQLGAAVDATKQGFDDVIADLPQIIAHPRGERLVEGTFNRRARADGNAVGYDTIAASGPHACILHWTRNDGPVVPGDLILLDAGIELDSLYTADITRTLPISGTFSDVQRRVYEAVLEAADAAFAIVKPGIRFREVHAAAMQVIAAKTAEWGLLPGSAEDSLAPEKQYHRRYMVHGTSHHLGLDVHDCAQARREMYLDGVVEPGMVFTIEPGLYFQPDDLTVPEELRGIGVRIEDDILVTEDGAVNLSAGIPRTADDVEAWLAGR, via the coding sequence ATGGCCGACAACACCCCCACCACCACCGGCACGACCTCGGCGACCGCGAAGCCGGCGACCCCGCCTCGCGCCACCCAGAACCGGTCGACGACGCCGGTCTCCGACGCCTTCGCCGCCTACATCTCCTCGAAGTGGGCCGACCGCGCCGAGACCCCGGTCACCCCCCGTGACGCGGCGAGCCACGCGGCCGTGCAGCGTCGTCGCGTGTCGGCACTGCACGTCGGCGAGCGTCTGATCATCCCGGCGGGCCCGGCCAAGGTGCGCTCGAACGACACCGACTACCCTTACCGCGCGCACTCCGCGTTCTCGCACCTGACCGGCTGGGGCAGCGACACCGTGCCCGGCAGCGTGCTGGTGCTCGAGCCGCGCGGCGAGGGCGACGAGGCCGGCCACGACGCGGTGCTCTACTTCCGCTCCCCCGCGGGCCGCGGAACCGACGAGTTCTACGCCAACCCCGACATCGGCGAGTTCTGGATCGGCGCGCGACCCTCGCTGGCCGCCGTCGCCGTCGAGCTCGGCGTCGCCACGCGCGACCTCGCCGAGCTGCCCGCGGTGATCGACGCGGTGGATGCGACGACTCGCCTCGTCCGCGGCGCCGACCGCGACCTGACCGACCAGATCGACGGCCGCCGTCTGCTGGCCGCCGAGGGCGCGGACGTCGCCGACTGGGCCGACGCGGTCGACGACGACGCGGATGCGGCGCTCGCCCGCGACCTGAGCGAGATCCGCCTGGTCAAGGACGCCTGGGAGATCGAGCAGCTCGGCGCCGCCGTCGACGCCACCAAGCAGGGCTTCGACGACGTCATCGCCGACCTGCCGCAGATCATCGCGCACCCGCGCGGCGAGCGCCTGGTCGAGGGCACCTTCAACCGCCGGGCCCGCGCCGACGGCAACGCGGTCGGCTACGACACGATCGCCGCGAGCGGGCCGCACGCCTGCATCCTGCACTGGACCCGCAACGACGGACCCGTCGTGCCCGGCGACCTCATCCTGCTCGATGCCGGAATCGAGCTCGACAGCCTCTACACGGCCGACATCACCCGCACCCTGCCGATCAGCGGCACCTTCTCCGACGTGCAGCGCCGCGTCTACGAGGCCGTGCTCGAGGCGGCGGATGCGGCGTTCGCGATCGTCAAGCCGGGCATCCGCTTCCGCGAGGTGCACGCCGCCGCGATGCAGGTCATCGCCGCGAAGACGGCCGAGTGGGGCCTGCTGCCCGGCAGCGCCGAGGACTCGCTTGCGCCCGAGAAGCAGTACCACCGTCGCTACATGGTGCACGGCACCTCGCACCACCTCGGACTCGACGTGCACGACTGCGCGCAGGCCCGCCGCGAGATGTACCTCGACGGCGTCGTCGAGCCGGGGATGGTCTTCACGATCGAGCCGGGGCTCTACTTCCAGCCCGACGACCTGACCGTGCCCGAGGAGCTGCGCGGCATCGGCGTGCGCATCGAAGACGACATCCTCGTGACCGAGGACGGCGCCGTGAACCTCTCGGCCGGCATCCCCCGCACCGCGGACGACGTGGAGGCCTGGCTGGCCGGACGCTGA
- a CDS encoding DUF1003 domain-containing protein, translated as MARDERDDSRLTEPKGSRAGFRPRRGESRDRFGRFTEWVARAMGTPWFLVGLSMFCIVWLIYNVTAPESWRFDSSANGFTALTLILSLQASYAAPLILLAQNRQDDRDRVQIEQDRQRAERNLADTEYLAREVVALRLAIKDVATKDFIRAELRSILEELDRDREAERAREREDAAAAAAETDR; from the coding sequence ATGGCCCGCGACGAGCGCGATGACAGCAGACTGACCGAGCCCAAGGGCTCTCGGGCCGGGTTCCGCCCGCGCCGCGGCGAGAGCCGTGACCGCTTCGGGCGCTTCACCGAATGGGTCGCCCGCGCCATGGGCACGCCGTGGTTCCTCGTCGGCCTCTCGATGTTCTGCATCGTCTGGCTGATCTACAACGTGACGGCTCCCGAGTCGTGGCGCTTCGACTCCTCGGCGAACGGCTTCACGGCGCTCACGCTGATCCTCTCGTTGCAGGCCTCCTACGCGGCGCCGCTGATCCTGCTCGCGCAGAACCGTCAGGACGACCGCGACCGCGTGCAGATCGAGCAGGACCGTCAGCGCGCCGAGCGCAACCTCGCCGACACCGAGTACCTCGCCCGCGAGGTCGTCGCGCTGCGCCTCGCGATCAAGGACGTCGCGACGAAGGACTTCATCCGCGCGGAGCTGCGGTCGATCCTCGAGGAGCTGGATCGCGATCGCGAGGCCGAGCGCGCCCGCGAGCGCGAGGACGCCGCTGCGGCGGCCGCCGAGACCGACCGCTGA
- the ngcE gene encoding N-acetylglucosamine/diacetylchitobiose ABC transporter substrate-binding protein, translated as MSLQSASLDRRNFLRAALAGAVAIPLGVTLASCSTGGGGGATGQKSAKNPFGMADNTTVDAVIFNGGYKTDYVDFAGKILAKEHSGSSVKVKPETKIATTLQPRFVGGNPPDLIDNSGADAIGFNSILDQLEELQDVLDANNLEGTKISDTLYPGVLTPGEFDGKLKALNYVLTLYAVWYSASLFEKNGWTPPTTWDEAFELGGKAKAAGKYLFVWGKEAATYYQTLVIDSAIKEGGDEVRLNFDNLKDGAWSQDSVQKVLTSLKKIIDAGYVKPGGSGTQFTAAQAQWSNDQSGLLYPSGSWIENEMKSQTAADFQMTGTPEFTVTTGSKLPQTALRSTAGEPFAVPSAAKSVAGGKEVLRIMLSKESATNFAKTRLAPSIVKDTVPDDAFGSTALASQISMLNAAKTDTFTFTFVDNYGTNTDQLVLWNAFLDGKSSVNELTDGLQQISDKIAKDDSIKKITVK; from the coding sequence ATGTCACTGCAGTCAGCGTCGCTGGACCGACGCAACTTCCTCCGCGCAGCCCTGGCCGGAGCTGTCGCGATCCCCCTGGGCGTCACCCTCGCCTCCTGCTCCACCGGAGGCGGCGGAGGCGCGACCGGCCAGAAGAGCGCCAAGAACCCCTTCGGCATGGCCGACAACACGACGGTGGATGCCGTCATCTTCAACGGCGGCTACAAGACCGACTACGTCGACTTCGCGGGCAAGATCCTCGCGAAGGAGCACTCCGGCTCCAGCGTCAAGGTCAAGCCCGAGACGAAGATCGCCACCACCCTGCAGCCGCGCTTCGTCGGCGGCAATCCGCCCGACCTGATCGACAACTCGGGCGCCGATGCGATCGGCTTCAACTCGATCCTCGACCAGCTCGAGGAGCTGCAGGACGTGCTCGACGCGAACAACCTCGAGGGCACCAAGATCAGCGACACGCTCTACCCGGGAGTGCTCACGCCGGGCGAGTTCGACGGCAAGCTCAAGGCGCTCAACTACGTGCTGACGCTCTACGCCGTCTGGTACTCGGCGTCCCTCTTCGAGAAGAACGGCTGGACCCCGCCGACCACCTGGGATGAGGCCTTCGAGCTCGGCGGCAAGGCCAAGGCCGCCGGCAAGTACCTCTTCGTCTGGGGCAAGGAGGCCGCGACGTACTACCAGACCCTCGTGATCGACTCCGCGATCAAGGAGGGCGGCGACGAGGTGCGCCTGAACTTCGACAACCTCAAGGACGGCGCCTGGTCGCAGGACTCCGTGCAGAAGGTGCTCACGTCGCTGAAGAAGATCATCGACGCGGGCTACGTGAAGCCGGGTGGATCGGGCACGCAGTTCACGGCGGCCCAGGCCCAGTGGTCGAACGACCAGTCCGGTCTGCTCTACCCCTCGGGCTCGTGGATCGAGAACGAGATGAAGAGCCAGACGGCGGCCGACTTCCAGATGACGGGAACACCGGAGTTCACCGTCACGACCGGGTCGAAGCTGCCGCAGACGGCGCTGCGCTCCACCGCCGGCGAGCCCTTCGCGGTGCCCTCGGCGGCGAAGAGCGTCGCGGGCGGCAAGGAGGTGCTGCGCATCATGCTCAGCAAGGAGTCGGCGACGAACTTCGCCAAGACGCGTCTCGCACCGTCGATCGTCAAGGACACCGTGCCGGACGACGCCTTCGGCTCGACCGCGCTCGCCTCCCAGATCTCCATGCTGAACGCGGCCAAGACCGACACCTTCACGTTCACCTTCGTCGACAACTACGGCACGAACACCGATCAGCTGGTGCTCTGGAACGCGTTCCTCGACGGCAAGTCGAGCGTGAACGAGCTGACCGACGGGCTGCAGCAGATCTCCGACAAGATCGCGAAGGACGACTCGATCAAGAAGATCACGGTCAAGTGA
- a CDS encoding LysR family transcriptional regulator, with translation MDVRRLDLLRELADRGSVTAVARATHRTPSAVSQQLKALEREVGVPLTERSGRGLVLTGPGRVLADTAKDLAAAIQRAESVWAEFLEQPRGEVTLVTFPTAGEMLLPGVLHRIDAVPGLTLACRDLDPLLPDFADLTPDFDIVIADAPGIAPSWRERGLTVVELLREPLDIVLPEGHPLAAKRSLSPADVVDETWIGVPEDFPYDRILDRIQAITGHEARIAQRFIDNSIVEAVIAAGHGIGILPRYTTRDRENGLVTRPLSGVRSERVIWAILRSDRAERPSVRLVLDALQAEAADFAAKHRPA, from the coding sequence ATGGATGTGCGCCGCCTCGACCTGCTTCGCGAACTCGCCGATCGGGGGTCGGTGACGGCCGTGGCACGAGCCACCCATCGCACTCCGTCGGCTGTCTCGCAGCAGCTCAAGGCGCTCGAGCGCGAGGTCGGCGTGCCCCTGACGGAACGCTCCGGCCGCGGTCTCGTGCTCACCGGGCCGGGCCGCGTGCTCGCCGACACCGCGAAGGATCTCGCCGCCGCGATCCAACGCGCCGAATCCGTCTGGGCCGAGTTCCTCGAGCAGCCTCGGGGCGAGGTCACGCTCGTCACCTTCCCGACCGCCGGCGAGATGCTGCTGCCCGGCGTGCTGCATCGCATCGACGCCGTGCCCGGCCTCACGCTCGCCTGTCGCGACCTCGACCCGCTGCTGCCCGACTTCGCCGACCTCACGCCCGACTTCGACATCGTGATCGCGGATGCGCCCGGCATCGCCCCGAGCTGGCGCGAACGCGGCCTCACGGTCGTCGAGCTGCTGCGCGAGCCGCTCGACATCGTGCTGCCGGAGGGGCACCCGCTCGCGGCGAAGCGCTCCCTCTCCCCCGCCGACGTCGTCGACGAGACCTGGATCGGCGTGCCGGAGGACTTCCCCTACGACCGCATCCTCGACCGCATCCAGGCCATCACCGGGCACGAGGCCCGGATCGCCCAGCGCTTCATCGACAACAGCATCGTCGAGGCGGTCATCGCGGCCGGGCACGGCATCGGCATCCTGCCCCGCTACACGACCCGCGATCGCGAGAACGGACTCGTCACGCGGCCCCTCTCGGGCGTGCGGTCGGAGCGCGTGATCTGGGCGATCCTGCGCTCCGACCGCGCCGAGCGGCCCTCGGTGCGGCTCGTGCTCGACGCGCTGCAGGCCGAGGCGGCCGACTTCGCCGCCAAGCACCGGCCGGCGTGA